In one Juglans regia cultivar Chandler chromosome 11, Walnut 2.0, whole genome shotgun sequence genomic region, the following are encoded:
- the LOC109018688 gene encoding protein FANTASTIC FOUR 4: MVDRTNMSSSGANSCGWSFLQALTKNSLYAKEQDTGNDKVYVNPHANRSYFRLSEESLRMCTESLCSETGSAFTESNIDEIALLSVVTETGPWKQSSKLDGFRVSKKLNHCRSFPPPLTSISGSNGVQVKPHREGGRLVLKAVTVRSSRGLFHAERGDGRLRLRLVQDEGFDEEENEEVAQEEGLETGVVKKEAEQVLVDSDIDEQEEEEDMSGGVGNEMGMGKLPRPSRCMESGHGNIALLNWEPVWLAAYRLTV; this comes from the coding sequence ATGGTTGATAGAACCAACATGTCTTCGAGTGGTGCTAATTCGTGTGGCTGGAGTTTTCTCCAGGCTCTCACCAAAAATTCACTCTATGCAAAAGAACAAGACACCGGAAATGACAAGGTGTATGTGAACCCACATGCTAACCGCTCTTATTTTAGGCTAAGCGAAGAAAGCCTTCGAATGTGCACAGAAAGCTTGTGCAGCGAGACAGGTAGTGCTTTCACAGAAAGCAATATCGATGAAATCGCTTTGCTTTCAGTAGTTACTGAAACTGGTCCCTGGAAGCAGTCTTCGAAATTGGACGGCTTTCGGGTGTCGAAGAAGTTGAATCATTGCCGTAGTTTTCCTCCACCCTTGACATCCATTAGTGGCTCTAATGGTGTACAAGTTAAACCTCACAGAGAAGGCGGTAGGCTTGTTTTGAAAGCTGTTACAGTCCGGTCTTCTCGTGGACTGTTTCATGCTGAGCGTGGAGATGGCAGGCTTAGGCTTCGGTTGGTCCAAGATGAAGGATTtgatgaggaggagaatgaaGAAGTTGCTCAAGAAGAAGGGTTGGAAACTGGAGTTGTTAAAAAAGAAGCAGAACAAGTTTTGGTTGATTCTGATATTGATGagcaggaggaggaggaggatatgAGTGGCGGTGTTGGAAATGAGATGGGAATGGGGAAACTTCCAAGGCCAAGCAGGTGCATGGAAAGTGGCCATGGGAACATAGCGTTACTGAATTGGGAGCCTGTCTGGTTGGCTGCTTATAGGCTCACTGTCTGA